The following are from one region of the Lacinutrix sp. Bg11-31 genome:
- a CDS encoding universal stress protein: MKTFLVPISSLKEKKATLIYAIDFAKAVGAEMIYGIQLTEIDEKDHLEKIIEHAKSQGIDINFRFYEGETIEYIKEFCEDFKVDLVVASARTPKTNEKLYLDDLSGSIVRKTDMPVLLIPEDYKFETIATVLTAIKSGIVKTEEATKPIETILLKLKAQMTLLQVKTPEYLPEDLMFDKDLAALTSKYYSTENATLFQGVLEYIHVIEPDLICVFRRKRGFFQKLWSETVNDNSVRKSDFESRKPLLVLKGEQ; encoded by the coding sequence ATGAAAACATTTTTAGTACCTATTAGTTCGCTTAAAGAAAAAAAAGCTACACTTATTTATGCTATCGACTTTGCCAAAGCAGTTGGAGCAGAAATGATTTACGGTATACAATTAACAGAAATTGATGAAAAAGATCATTTAGAAAAAATCATCGAACATGCTAAAAGTCAAGGCATTGATATTAACTTTCGTTTTTATGAAGGTGAAACAATAGAGTATATTAAAGAGTTTTGCGAAGATTTTAAAGTAGATTTGGTTGTAGCATCTGCTAGAACACCTAAAACTAATGAAAAACTTTATCTCGACGATTTATCTGGAAGTATTGTTAGAAAAACAGATATGCCTGTTTTATTAATACCTGAAGATTATAAATTTGAAACTATAGCAACCGTATTAACTGCTATAAAATCTGGTATTGTTAAAACTGAAGAAGCTACAAAACCTATTGAAACTATACTTTTAAAATTGAAAGCCCAAATGACGCTTTTACAAGTTAAAACGCCAGAGTATCTTCCTGAAGATTTAATGTTCGATAAAGATTTAGCGGCTTTAACTTCTAAATACTACTCTACAGAAAATGCAACACTTTTTCAAGGTGTTCTAGAATACATACATGTTATAGAACCAGATCTTATCTGTGTTTTTAGACGTAAACGTGGTTTCTTCCAGAAACTATGGAGCGAAACAGTTAACGATAATAGTGTAAGAAAATCGGATTTCGAAAGTAGAAAACCTTTATTAGTACTTAAAGGAGAGCAATAA
- a CDS encoding peptide-N-glycosidase F-related protein: protein MNKTKLVKAIQLVTGVIAMLFIINCSSNDDSGNATPVAKIITTGSFTNYGEVDVLSHSASQSFEVEGVSLVGNIAIATSVNFEVSVDDVSFSSEATIDKASGNSGNTIIYVRFSPTANAVGITAGTITLESSQAATKTLSLIGTGVSIAPIINVNGVVNNFGDVMVSENSETQNITINGDHLVSNIMITASTDFNVSLDNITFTSSVQIPAASANNDATVYVRFSPITLGAATGTLTLANADTTDTVIALEGNGAPVRHNYVAFNEQALGYGGGFNQSEAQTFTLHSDLTNIAQIKMYVQIDCPSSGCDDWDRFANIKVKDQITGDWYEIGRYITPYWTGTQQLDRGLEFDVTDFKSLLTGATELRIYIENWTSKADLITVDFDYIEGTPDYPYYAVSEVLGYHVNSIDGVPYGVAHSFDLDKQVVIPANAESTHLRTVISGWGHATPNDAGGRPCAEWCYRTHDIKIDGSNTFSHYLGPLGCAANPVNNQNPGNWTQDRAGWCPGMAVPTRIDDLGASMGGSIFTFEYDFEDWVNDGANGSAYYATSTYVVVKSNSVITAPVIID, encoded by the coding sequence ATGAATAAAACTAAGTTAGTAAAAGCTATTCAGCTAGTTACAGGTGTTATAGCAATGTTATTTATTATTAATTGTAGTAGTAACGACGATTCTGGAAACGCAACACCTGTAGCGAAAATAATAACTACAGGAAGTTTTACAAATTATGGAGAAGTGGATGTGTTAAGTCATTCTGCATCACAAAGTTTTGAAGTTGAAGGCGTAAGTTTAGTTGGAAACATAGCGATTGCTACCTCTGTTAATTTTGAAGTTTCTGTTGACGACGTAAGCTTTAGTAGTGAAGCAACTATAGATAAAGCTTCTGGAAATTCTGGCAACACAATTATATATGTAAGGTTTTCTCCAACGGCAAACGCTGTTGGTATTACTGCAGGAACTATAACTTTAGAAAGCTCGCAAGCTGCTACAAAAACACTCTCGTTAATTGGTACAGGTGTTAGCATTGCACCAATAATAAACGTAAATGGAGTTGTTAATAATTTTGGAGATGTTATGGTTTCTGAAAATTCTGAGACTCAGAATATTACTATTAATGGAGATCATTTGGTTTCTAATATTATGATTACTGCTAGTACAGATTTTAATGTGTCTTTAGATAATATTACATTTACCTCATCTGTACAAATTCCTGCTGCTTCAGCAAATAATGATGCAACAGTTTATGTGCGTTTTAGCCCAATTACTTTAGGTGCTGCAACTGGAACGCTTACATTAGCTAATGCTGATACAACAGATACTGTTATTGCTTTAGAAGGAAATGGAGCACCAGTAAGACATAATTATGTTGCTTTTAATGAGCAAGCCTTAGGTTATGGAGGCGGTTTTAATCAGTCTGAAGCACAAACATTTACTTTACATTCAGATTTAACAAACATTGCACAAATTAAAATGTATGTTCAAATTGATTGTCCGAGTTCAGGTTGCGATGATTGGGATCGTTTTGCTAACATTAAAGTAAAAGACCAAATAACAGGAGATTGGTACGAAATAGGACGTTATATTACACCATATTGGACAGGAACACAGCAATTAGATAGAGGTTTAGAGTTTGATGTAACCGATTTTAAAAGCTTACTAACAGGAGCAACAGAATTAAGAATTTATATTGAGAACTGGACTTCTAAAGCCGATTTAATTACTGTAGATTTCGATTATATTGAAGGGACTCCAGATTATCCTTATTATGCAGTTTCAGAGGTTTTAGGCTATCATGTTAATTCTATAGATGGTGTTCCATATGGTGTAGCGCATAGTTTCGATTTAGATAAACAAGTTGTTATTCCTGCTAACGCAGAAAGCACACATTTAAGAACTGTTATTTCTGGTTGGGGACACGCAACACCAAATGATGCTGGAGGAAGACCTTGTGCAGAATGGTGTTATAGAACGCACGATATAAAAATAGACGGAAGTAATACTTTTAGTCACTATTTAGGACCTTTAGGCTGTGCAGCTAATCCCGTAAATAATCAAAACCCAGGAAATTGGACGCAAGATAGAGCAGGTTGGTGTCCTGGAATGGCAGTACCAACAAGAATAGACGATTTAGGAGCTTCAATGGGAGGCAGTATTTTTACTTTTGAATATGACTTTGAAGATTGGGTTAATGATGGCGCTAATGGAAGTGCATATTATGCAACTTCTACATACGTAGTTGTAAAAAGTAATTCTGTAATAACTGCACCCGTTATAATAGATTAA
- the recG gene encoding ATP-dependent DNA helicase RecG, translating into MTTNLQTSIDYLKGVGPNRADLLRRELGIHTYQDLINLFPNRYLDRTKYYNINTLYQNTAEVQVIGKITSFKEIAQKRGKRLVATFQDETGTMELVWFRGQKWIREGLKLNVSYVIFGKVNSFGGKYNMAHPDIELLKEHEQNLRSALQPIYPSTEKLSTRGITNRMMIKIMQNLFIETGGKFVETLSKNLLENLKLVSKSEALLNIHFPKDSEALFKAEFRLKFEELFYIQLQLILKNLIHKSKIKGFPFETVGEQFNTFFKNHLPFELTGAQKRVLKEIRADMGSNAQMNRLLQGDVGSGKTIVALMSMLIAVGNGFQACLMAPTAILSVQHYNGLVELCKDLKISIKLLQGSSKTSERREIHEMLESGELDILIGTHALLEDKVKFKNLGLAVIDEQHRFGVKQRSKLWKKNTLPPHVLVMTATPIPRTLAMSVYGDLDISVIDELPPGRKAIKTVHRYDSNRLKVFQFIRSEIKKKRQVYIVYPLIQESAQMDYKDLMDGYESIARDFPAPEFQISIVHGKMKPADKEFEMQRFIKGQTQIMVATTVIEVGVNVPNASVMIIESAERFGLSQLHQLRGRVGRGTEQSYCILMTSHKQSENSKKRIETMVKTNDGFEIAEVDLNLRGPGDIMGTQQSGILNLRIADIIKDSEILKHARHHAKKLLEKDPSLGHAENAVILETYRQMGKYKNIWNYIS; encoded by the coding sequence ATGACTACCAATCTTCAAACTTCTATAGATTACCTAAAAGGTGTTGGACCAAATCGTGCCGATTTGCTTCGCAGGGAACTTGGTATTCACACCTATCAAGACCTCATCAATTTATTTCCAAATCGCTATTTAGATCGTACAAAATATTACAACATAAATACGCTTTATCAAAACACTGCCGAAGTACAAGTTATAGGAAAAATTACTAGTTTTAAGGAAATTGCTCAAAAAAGAGGCAAGCGATTAGTTGCTACTTTTCAAGACGAAACGGGCACTATGGAATTGGTTTGGTTTCGTGGTCAAAAATGGATTAGAGAAGGTCTAAAATTAAATGTCTCTTATGTAATATTTGGCAAGGTAAATAGTTTTGGGGGGAAGTATAACATGGCACATCCCGACATCGAATTATTGAAAGAACATGAGCAAAATTTACGCTCTGCTTTGCAACCCATTTATCCTTCGACAGAGAAGTTATCTACCAGAGGAATCACGAACAGAATGATGATAAAAATCATGCAAAATCTGTTTATAGAAACTGGTGGGAAATTTGTAGAAACACTCTCGAAAAATTTACTCGAAAACTTGAAATTAGTTTCAAAATCTGAAGCCCTTTTAAACATCCATTTTCCTAAGGATTCTGAGGCGCTTTTTAAGGCTGAATTTAGACTTAAATTTGAAGAGCTTTTTTACATACAATTGCAATTAATTCTTAAAAATTTAATCCATAAATCGAAGATAAAAGGCTTTCCTTTTGAAACCGTTGGCGAACAATTTAACACCTTTTTTAAAAACCATTTACCGTTCGAATTAACAGGTGCACAGAAAAGAGTACTCAAAGAAATTAGAGCAGATATGGGTAGTAATGCCCAAATGAATCGTCTTTTACAAGGCGATGTTGGCTCTGGAAAGACTATTGTAGCATTAATGTCAATGTTAATAGCGGTTGGAAATGGTTTTCAAGCTTGTTTAATGGCGCCTACTGCTATTTTGTCAGTACAGCACTATAATGGTTTAGTTGAGTTATGTAAAGATTTAAAAATCAGCATTAAACTACTTCAAGGTTCAAGTAAAACTTCAGAGCGTCGCGAGATCCACGAAATGCTAGAAAGCGGCGAATTAGACATCTTAATTGGTACACATGCATTACTTGAAGATAAAGTAAAATTTAAAAATTTAGGCTTAGCAGTTATAGACGAGCAACACCGTTTTGGTGTAAAACAACGTTCTAAATTATGGAAAAAAAACACTCTCCCTCCTCACGTTTTGGTAATGACAGCAACACCAATTCCGCGAACCTTAGCCATGTCTGTTTATGGTGATTTAGACATCTCTGTTATAGACGAATTACCACCTGGTAGAAAGGCAATAAAAACGGTCCATAGATACGACTCAAATAGATTAAAAGTTTTCCAATTTATACGCTCCGAAATCAAGAAGAAAAGACAGGTTTATATTGTCTATCCTTTGATACAAGAAAGTGCCCAAATGGACTACAAAGATTTAATGGATGGTTACGAAAGTATTGCTCGAGATTTTCCTGCTCCAGAGTTTCAAATTTCGATAGTTCATGGCAAAATGAAACCTGCAGATAAGGAGTTCGAAATGCAACGTTTCATTAAAGGTCAAACGCAAATTATGGTGGCAACAACTGTAATTGAAGTTGGCGTAAATGTGCCAAATGCATCGGTCATGATTATTGAAAGTGCAGAGCGTTTTGGACTCTCTCAATTACACCAATTAAGAGGTCGAGTTGGTCGTGGTACAGAACAAAGTTATTGCATTTTAATGACGAGCCACAAGCAATCTGAAAACAGTAAAAAGCGAATTGAAACCATGGTAAAAACCAACGACGGTTTTGAAATTGCAGAAGTAGATTTAAACCTTCGTGGACCTGGAGATATTATGGGAACACAGCAAAGTGGAATACTAAACCTTAGGATAGCAGATATTATAAAAGATAGCGAGATATTAAAACATGCGAGACACCATGCTAAAAAACTTTTAGAAAAAGATCCATCGCTTGGTCATGCAGAAAATGCTGTAATTTTAGAAACTTATAGACAAATGGGTAAGTATAAAAACATCTGGAATTACATTTCATAA